From the genome of Pelmatolapia mariae isolate MD_Pm_ZW linkage group LG12, Pm_UMD_F_2, whole genome shotgun sequence, one region includes:
- the selenoe gene encoding selenoprotein e: MWTFLVLTLTLALRLFEANNDTVGEEKLVIARAKLLAPSVVGUSIKKMPELYHFLMERMALYHNLEYDSSEEKKPRLIFYNEKDEIVKTVSVKKMKADEISSLLDSLGFYKRSKKGEEVPEEFQHFPLRAPRDEL, encoded by the exons ATGTGGACCTTCTTGGTGCTTACCCTTACCCTCGCTCTTAGGCTATTCGAAGCGAACAATGACACAGTAGGTGAAGAAAAGCTCGTTATAGCCAGAGCTAAACTGCTG GCTCCCAGTGTGGTCGGATGAAGCATAAAGAAAATGCCTGAGCTCTATCATTTTCTCATGGAGCGAATGGCTTTATA CCACAACTTGGAATATGATTCATCGGAAGAGAAGAAACCCCGTCTGATATTCTACAATGAAAAGGATGAGATTGTTAAG ACTGTTTCTGTGAAGAAAATGAAGGCAGACGAGATCAGCAGCTTGTTAGACTCACTCGGCTTCTACAAGAGGTCCAAGAAAGGGGAAGAGGTGCCAGAGGAGTTTCAGCATTTTCCCCTGCGCGCCCCCAGGGACGAGCTGTGA
- the zgc:112294 gene encoding transmembrane protein 17A — translation MPVFYSPVPENLPLGLVYMGGSVFTNNRTADSDFTREQEDASVVNELVSHLPLQMLLYFNMFYFPCWWFSAVFMLEVKFYYLPGYYQALLITGMILLTVIEVVRLYLGYTGNLKEKVPELAAFWLLSFMFQLPVLLFFLTDEGIIILPLERAVHSLYLLFLLAQILASFLALRTMTRKLTLLFHLRQLGKVESFHHTGMSPVYGLSYHRSVLPVSATQDIYN, via the exons ATGCCTGTGTTTTACTCGCCTGTTCCCGAAAACCTGCCGCTGGGTCTGGTGTATATGGGAGGCTCTGTGTTCACAAACAACAGGACAGCAGACAGTGACTTCACCAGGGAGCAAGAGGATGCATCTG TGGTCAACGAGCTGGTTTCTCACCTCCCCCTTCAAATGCTCCTGTATTtcaatatgttttattttccctGTTGGTGGTTTTCAGCTGTGTTCATGCTGGAAGTAAAG TTCTACTATCTTCCTGGGTACTATCAAGCTCTACTCATTACTGGGATGATCCTACTTACAGTCATCGAAGTGGTTCGACTTTATCTGGGCTACACTGGCAACCTCAAAGAAAAG GTGCCAGAGCTGGCAGCCTTCTGGCTCCTGTCTTTCATGTTCCAGCTGCCAGTGCTGCTGTTCTTCCTGACCGATGAAGGAATTATCATCCTGCCTCTGGAGAGAGCTGTCCACTCCCTCTATCTCCTCTTCCTGCTCGCCCAGATCCTGGCCTCCTTCTTGGCACTTAGAACCATGACCCGAAAGCTCACCCTGCTCTTCCATCTGCGGCAGCTTGGCAAGGTGGAGAGCTTCCACCACACAGGGATGAGCCCAGTATATGGGCTTTCTTATCACCGCAGTGTGCTGCCAGTGTCAGCCACCCAAGATATCTACAATTAA